One genomic window of Glycine soja cultivar W05 chromosome 9, ASM419377v2, whole genome shotgun sequence includes the following:
- the LOC114368127 gene encoding protein MAIN-LIKE 1-like, producing MTEDVPHMTEDVPHMAEDAPEMTEDVQAIVAEDLGRDGAEGLTNDAEEFSGGPHDLSVLTLFADHVAHVIWSGQRETDTFHLPVGELMITLDDVSSLLHLPISDAFHSFHALYVDKAIFLLIELLEVSAEEARAETTRSRGAYVRLGWVRDIYEMRCQAWRWVVAARAYLLHLSGGYAWGVVALVHMYDHFDEASRTTTRQIGGAGSMSTFRVCISVSQMMCTRRRPHVLPGG from the exons ATGACTGAGGATGTTCCTCACATGACTGAGGATGTCCCTCATATGGCTGAGGATGCACCTGAGATGACTGAGGATGTACAGGCGATTGTTGCAGAGGACTTAGGTCGTGATGGTGCTGAGGG tcTTACAAATGATGCTGAGGAATTTTCAGGTGGGCCACATGACCTATCAGTGTTGACTTTATTTGCGGACCATGTTGCACATGTCATttggagtggacag AGGGAGACCGACACATTCCACCTTCCAGTAGGAGAGTTGATGATCACACTGGATGATGTGTCGTCACTCCTCCATCTGCCTATCAGTGACGCCTTCCACAGCTTTCATGCTCTTTATGTGGACAAGGCGATATTTTTGTTGATAGAGTTGCTTGAGGTGTCTGCTGAGGAGGCTAGAGCCGAGACAACACGATCACGCGGGGCATATGTACGGTTGGGATGGGTTCGAGACATCTATGAGATGAGATGTCAGGCATGGCGATGGGTTGTAGCAGCTCGTGCTTATCTACTGCACCTG AGTGGTGGTTATGCCTGGGGAGTTGTcgcgctggttcatatgtatgaccaTTTTGATGAAGCTTCTAGGACCACGACACGTCAGATTGGGGG tgctggatctatgagcactttcCGAGTGTGCATCAGTGTGTCACAGATGATGTGTACGaggagacgtccccacgtgcttcccggtggttAA
- the LOC114367921 gene encoding protein TIFY 3-like isoform X2 translates to MAAGVTVKSEVLESSPPEGVCSNTEENHLVQTNLSDGSPNKSVPASGLNAVIPSANQLTIFYNGSVCVYDGIPAEKVHEIMLIAAAAAKSTEMKKIVTQTTLISPVPSRPSSPHGITNNIASSQKSSICRLQAEFPIARRHSLQRFLEKRRDRLGSKAPYPSSSTTKVADNIENNFCADNAPELVSLNRSEEEFQPTVSAS, encoded by the exons ATGGCTGCTGGTGTCACTGTCAAGTCCGAGGTTCTAGAATCTTCTCCCCCTGAAGGAGTATGTTCCAACACGGAGGAAAACCACCTGGTTCAGACCAATTTGTCTGATGGGTCACCCAACAA GTCTGTGCCAGCATCTGGACTTAATGCAGTGATTCCTAGTGCAAATCAGCTTACCATCTTCTATAATGGGAGTGTTTGTGTCTATGATGGAATCCCTGCAGAGAAG GTGCATGAAATAATGCTtattgctgctgctgctgccaaGTCTACTGAAATGAAGAAGATTGTGACCCAAACTACCCTCATTTCACCCGTTCCCTCTAGGCCTTCTTCTCCACATGGAATCACTAACAATATTGCTTCCTCGCAGAAGAGTTCCATCTGCAGGCTCCAAGCTG AATTTCCAATAGCACGCAGGCATTCACTTCAAAGGTTTCTTGAGAAGCGTCGTGACAG gcTTGGGAGCAAGGCACCTTATCCTTCCTCATCAACCACAAAAGTGGCTGACAACATAGAGAACAACTTCTGTGCTGACAATGCACCAGAACTGGTTTCCTTGAACCGATCTGAGGAGGAATTTCAGCCAACGGTCTCTGCCTCTTGA
- the LOC114425674 gene encoding uncharacterized protein LOC114425674 has product MKAHMKGITGASYRARCDALTVTNVCWLPYSEHRGVREFKLISSFQGQLRWGPMVVTVQPERVLRQFGYIQSIPSPPVSASLSYDDIDDRWMHSTDHVLVVGELCVVPGQVSTDYMERFFQISHPFMIPTQAGDQPRHAPAPDHEEYMQPAIPQVPVAFDPPRHAVDDYEGYEAITERLERVLNLRMVTAGTELHNIMQNCLTIPRGVPVQMGVSGLDRDDAQTIDYCFYVL; this is encoded by the exons ATGAAGGCACATATGAAGGGAATTACAGGAGCGTCGTACCGGGCACGTTGTGATGCTTTGACGGTCACAAATGTGTGTTGGTTGCCTTACAGTGAGCATCGAGGGGTTAGGGAGTTTAAGCTGATTTCATCGTTCCAGGGTCAGCTGAGATGGGGTCCTATGGTGGTCACAGTTCAACCGGAGAGGGTGCTACGGCAGTTTGGTTACATTCAGAGCATCCCTTCGCCGCCTGTTAGCGCTTCGTTGTCATATGATGAtatagatgacaggtggatgcatTCCACGGATCATGTACTAGTTGTGGGTGAGCTTTGTGTAGTCCCTGGGCAAGTATCTACGGATTACATGGAGCGGTTTTTCCAGATATCTCACCCATTCATGATACCAACCCAGGCAGGTGACCAGCCCAGACATGCACCTGCTCCAGACCATGAGGAATACATGCAGCCGGCCATCCCAcaggttccagtggcatttgacccccctcgacatgcagtg GATGATTACGAAGGCTATGAGGCGATCACAGaaaggttggagcgtgtgctcaaccttaggatggtcactgcaggcacagagtTACATAATATTATGCAAAATTGTCTCACGATCCCCAGGGGGGTGCCAGTGCAGATGGGAGTGTCAGGGCTCGACAGAGACGACGCACAGACCATTGattattgtttttatgttttgtag
- the LOC114367921 gene encoding protein TIFY 3-like isoform X1, giving the protein MAAGVTVKSEVLESSPPEGVCSNTEENHLVQTNLSDGSPNKYVSNKSVPASGLNAVIPSANQLTIFYNGSVCVYDGIPAEKVHEIMLIAAAAAKSTEMKKIVTQTTLISPVPSRPSSPHGITNNIASSQKSSICRLQAEFPIARRHSLQRFLEKRRDRLGSKAPYPSSSTTKVADNIENNFCADNAPELVSLNRSEEEFQPTVSAS; this is encoded by the exons ATGGCTGCTGGTGTCACTGTCAAGTCCGAGGTTCTAGAATCTTCTCCCCCTGAAGGAGTATGTTCCAACACGGAGGAAAACCACCTGGTTCAGACCAATTTGTCTGATGGGTCACCCAACAAGTATGTTTCTAACAA GTCTGTGCCAGCATCTGGACTTAATGCAGTGATTCCTAGTGCAAATCAGCTTACCATCTTCTATAATGGGAGTGTTTGTGTCTATGATGGAATCCCTGCAGAGAAG GTGCATGAAATAATGCTtattgctgctgctgctgccaaGTCTACTGAAATGAAGAAGATTGTGACCCAAACTACCCTCATTTCACCCGTTCCCTCTAGGCCTTCTTCTCCACATGGAATCACTAACAATATTGCTTCCTCGCAGAAGAGTTCCATCTGCAGGCTCCAAGCTG AATTTCCAATAGCACGCAGGCATTCACTTCAAAGGTTTCTTGAGAAGCGTCGTGACAG gcTTGGGAGCAAGGCACCTTATCCTTCCTCATCAACCACAAAAGTGGCTGACAACATAGAGAACAACTTCTGTGCTGACAATGCACCAGAACTGGTTTCCTTGAACCGATCTGAGGAGGAATTTCAGCCAACGGTCTCTGCCTCTTGA
- the LOC114368685 gene encoding 50S ribosomal protein L18, chloroplastic-like isoform X2, with the protein MLASSLSFLHSCSSSSFLLSISLPNPKPSHSLPFVLEAKDRTRREDRSARHTRIRKKVEGTPERPRLSVFRSNKHLSVQVIDDTKMHTLASISTMQKTVAEEFNYSAGPTLEVAKRMGEIIAKSCLEKGITKVAFDRGGYPYHGRVQALAEAAREHGLDF; encoded by the exons ATGTTAGCTTCTTCTCTCTCCTTCCTCCATTCTTGTTCATCTTCCTCTTTCTTATTGTCAATTTCACTTCCTAATCCCAAACCCTCTCATTCCCTACCTTTCGTGCTCGAAGCCAAAGACAGGACCCGTAGGGAAGACAGGTCCGCGCGCCACACTCGCATCAGAAAGAAG GTCGAAGGGACACCCGAGAGGCCGAGGCTGTCCGTGTTCCGGTCGAACAAGCATCTCTCTGTGCAGGTGATAGATGACACCAAGATGCACACGCTCGCTTCGATTTCGACAATGCAGAAGACGGTTGCTGAAGAGTTCAACTACTCCGCTGGCCCTACACTT gaAGTAGCAAAGAGGATGGGTGAGATCATTGCGAAGTCCTGTTTAGAGAAGGGGATCACAAAGGTGGCCTTTGATCGAGGTGGATACCCATACCATGGCCGTGTTCAAGCACTCGCTGAAGCAGCTCGTGAACATGGCCTAGATTTCTAA
- the LOC114368685 gene encoding 50S ribosomal protein L18, chloroplastic-like isoform X1, producing MLASSLSFLHSCSSSSFLLSISLPNPKPSHSLPFVLEAKDRTRREDRSARHTRIRKKVEGTPERPRLSVFRSNKHLSVQVIDDTKMHTLASISTMQKTVAEEFNYSAGPTLVISLYRCYYAVFSFFFVLDAVILFYCCLIGLCVVNDNIEHILPVFSNDRET from the exons ATGTTAGCTTCTTCTCTCTCCTTCCTCCATTCTTGTTCATCTTCCTCTTTCTTATTGTCAATTTCACTTCCTAATCCCAAACCCTCTCATTCCCTACCTTTCGTGCTCGAAGCCAAAGACAGGACCCGTAGGGAAGACAGGTCCGCGCGCCACACTCGCATCAGAAAGAAG GTCGAAGGGACACCCGAGAGGCCGAGGCTGTCCGTGTTCCGGTCGAACAAGCATCTCTCTGTGCAGGTGATAGATGACACCAAGATGCACACGCTCGCTTCGATTTCGACAATGCAGAAGACGGTTGCTGAAGAGTTCAACTACTCCGCTGGCCCTACACTTGTGATTTCTTTATATAGATGCTATTATGCAGTGTTCAGTTTTTTCTTTGTGTTGGATGCtgttatacttttttattgCTGCCTGATTGGACTCTGTGTTGTGAATGATAATATTGAACATATATTGCCTGTGTTCAGCAATGATAGGGAAACTTAA